Proteins found in one Hevea brasiliensis isolate MT/VB/25A 57/8 chromosome 18, ASM3005281v1, whole genome shotgun sequence genomic segment:
- the LOC110647617 gene encoding arabinosyltransferase XEG113 isoform X2, which produces MGGGGNGTWRNACQEVTNTKPLFLMVYAAILVGILFSSFYVFSTLYSANKSSSLSSGAWLSSPPSSLSHVDQSLNSSHQATVAVGSISTTPRPPSSIQVKPIWEVPPRNSKMPPMKKFILTKQLVEQRVKDNVIIVTFGNYAFMDFILTWVKHLTDLGLSNLLVGAMDTKLLEALYWKGVPVFDMGSHMSTADVGWGSPTFHKMGREKVILIDAILPFGYELLMCDTDMVWLKNPLPYLARYPDADVLTSSDQVVPTVVDDRLDNWQEVGAAYNIGIFHWRPTESSIKLAKEWKDMLLADDKIWDQNGFNDIVRKKLGPAVDADNGLAYAFDGNLKLGILPASIFCSGHTYFVQAMYQQLRLEPYAVHTTFQYAGTEGKRHRLREAMVFYDPPDYYDSPGGFLSFKPSIPKSLLLDGDHNLESHFSLINYQIKQIRSALAIASLLNRTLVMPPLWCRLDRLWFSHPGVLKGTMTRQPFICPLDHVFEVNVMLKQLPEEEFGPGISIREYSFLDNPSLPKQLKESWLDVHLCQEGTQDCFASNKTSSSGVLRFPNHSKEEMVFENFH; this is translated from the exons atggGTGGAGGAGGAAATGGCACTTGGAGGAATGCGTGCCAGGAGGTCACCAATACCAAGCCTTTGTTCCTTATGGTTTATGCTGCCATCCTCGTCGGAATCCTCTTCTCTTCCTTTTATGTTTTCTCCACTCTCTACTCCGCCAACAAGTCCTCTTCTCTTTCCTCTGGTGCTTGGCTTTCCTCTcccccctcttctctctctc ATGTTGATCAATCACTCAACTCTTCTCATCAAGCAACAGTAGCCGTAGGTTCCATTTCAACAACGCCACGGCCTCCCAGCAGCATTCAGGTAAAACCCATTTGGGAAGTTCCTCCACGCAATTCGAAAATGCCCCCTATGAAGAAATTTATACTCACAAAACAACTGGTAGAGCAGAGGGTCAAGGATAATGTCATTATAGTCACCTTCGGTAATTATGCTTTTATGGATTTTATCCTTACTTGGGTTAAGCACTTGACAGACTTGGGGCTTTCTAATCTTCTTGTTG GTGCTATGGATACCAAGCTATTAGAGGCTTTATACTGGAAAGGTGTTCCAGTTTTTGACATGGGAAGTCACATGAGTACAGCAGATGTTGGCTGGGGCTCACCTACCTTTCACAAAATGGGGAGAGAAAAAGTTATTCTGATAGATGCTATCCTCCCTTTTGGCTATGAGTTACTTATGTGTGACACAGACATGGTTTGGTTGAAG AACCCGCTGCCATATCTTGCTCGTTATCCTGATGCAGATGTTTTAACTTCAAGCGATCAAGTTGTACCAACAGTTGTTGATGACAGGTTGGACAACTGGCAAGAAG TTGGTGCGGCCTACAATATTGGAATTTTCCACTGGCGGCCAACGGAGTCTTCAATAAAGTTGGCAAAAGAGTGGAAAGATATGCTTCTTGCTGATGACAAGATTTGGGATCAGAATGGCTTCAATGATATTGTGCGCAAGAAGTTAGGACCAGCTGTTGATGCTGACAATGGACTTGCATATGCTTTTGATGGAAATCTCAAGCTGGGAATTTTACCAGCAAGTATATTTTGTAGTGGACACACTTACTTTGTCCAG GCCATGTATCAACAACTTAGATTGGAGCCATATGCTGTGCATACCACATTCCAGTATGCGGGTACTGAAGGAAAGCGCCACCGACTAAGGGAAGCCATGGTCTTTTATGATCCACCAGATTACTATGATTCACCAG GAGGTTTTTTGTCATTTAAGCCATCTATTCCAAAGAGTTTGTTACTAGACGGGGATCACAATCTTGAATCCCACTTTTCCCTTATTAATTACCAG ATTAAACAAATAAGGTCAGCGCTTGCAATTGCTTCCTTGTTAAATCGTACACTG GTCATGCCTCCATTATGGTGCAGATTGGATAGGCTATGGTTTTCCCATCCTGGAGTTCTGAAGGGAACTATGACTAGACAACCTTTTATCTGCCCTTTGGACCATGTTTTTGag GTGAATGTGATGTTAAAACAGCTGCCAGAGGAGGAATTTGGCCCTGGTATCAGTATCAGAGAGTACTCGTTTTTGGACAATCCTTCCTTGCCCAAACAA TTGAAGGAGTCATGGCTTGATGTCCACCTTTGTCAAGAAGGAACTCAAGATTGTTTTGCATCAAACAAAACGAGTTCATCAGGGGTACTCAGATTTCCAAATCACAGCAAAGAAGAAATGGTATTTGAAAATTTCCACTAG
- the LOC110647617 gene encoding arabinosyltransferase XEG113 isoform X1, whose protein sequence is MGGGGNGTWRNACQEVTNTKPLFLMVYAAILVGILFSSFYVFSTLYSANKSSSLSSGAWLSSPPSSLSHVDQSLNSSHQATVAVGSISTTPRPPSSIQVKPIWEVPPRNSKMPPMKKFILTKQLVEQRVKDNVIIVTFGNYAFMDFILTWVKHLTDLGLSNLLVGAMDTKLLEALYWKGVPVFDMGSHMSTADVGWGSPTFHKMGREKVILIDAILPFGYELLMCDTDMVWLKNPLPYLARYPDADVLTSSDQVVPTVVDDRLDNWQEVGAAYNIGIFHWRPTESSIKLAKEWKDMLLADDKIWDQNGFNDIVRKKLGPAVDADNGLAYAFDGNLKLGILPASIFCSGHTYFVQAMYQQLRLEPYAVHTTFQYAGTEGKRHRLREAMVFYDPPDYYDSPGGFLSFKPSIPKSLLLDGDHNLESHFSLINYQIKQIRSALAIASLLNRTLVMPPLWCRLDRLWFSHPGVLKGTMTRQPFICPLDHVFEVNVMLKQLPEEEFGPGISIREYSFLDNPSLPKQLKESWLDVHLCQEGTQDCFASNKTSSSGVLRFPNHSKEEMIKAVFSSFKEVKVIQFSSMQDAFLGFTDKKREEKFRNRVKRYVGIWCCVENHTPGHIYYDMYWDEKPDWKPIPPETPEQDHPPW, encoded by the exons atggGTGGAGGAGGAAATGGCACTTGGAGGAATGCGTGCCAGGAGGTCACCAATACCAAGCCTTTGTTCCTTATGGTTTATGCTGCCATCCTCGTCGGAATCCTCTTCTCTTCCTTTTATGTTTTCTCCACTCTCTACTCCGCCAACAAGTCCTCTTCTCTTTCCTCTGGTGCTTGGCTTTCCTCTcccccctcttctctctctc ATGTTGATCAATCACTCAACTCTTCTCATCAAGCAACAGTAGCCGTAGGTTCCATTTCAACAACGCCACGGCCTCCCAGCAGCATTCAGGTAAAACCCATTTGGGAAGTTCCTCCACGCAATTCGAAAATGCCCCCTATGAAGAAATTTATACTCACAAAACAACTGGTAGAGCAGAGGGTCAAGGATAATGTCATTATAGTCACCTTCGGTAATTATGCTTTTATGGATTTTATCCTTACTTGGGTTAAGCACTTGACAGACTTGGGGCTTTCTAATCTTCTTGTTG GTGCTATGGATACCAAGCTATTAGAGGCTTTATACTGGAAAGGTGTTCCAGTTTTTGACATGGGAAGTCACATGAGTACAGCAGATGTTGGCTGGGGCTCACCTACCTTTCACAAAATGGGGAGAGAAAAAGTTATTCTGATAGATGCTATCCTCCCTTTTGGCTATGAGTTACTTATGTGTGACACAGACATGGTTTGGTTGAAG AACCCGCTGCCATATCTTGCTCGTTATCCTGATGCAGATGTTTTAACTTCAAGCGATCAAGTTGTACCAACAGTTGTTGATGACAGGTTGGACAACTGGCAAGAAG TTGGTGCGGCCTACAATATTGGAATTTTCCACTGGCGGCCAACGGAGTCTTCAATAAAGTTGGCAAAAGAGTGGAAAGATATGCTTCTTGCTGATGACAAGATTTGGGATCAGAATGGCTTCAATGATATTGTGCGCAAGAAGTTAGGACCAGCTGTTGATGCTGACAATGGACTTGCATATGCTTTTGATGGAAATCTCAAGCTGGGAATTTTACCAGCAAGTATATTTTGTAGTGGACACACTTACTTTGTCCAG GCCATGTATCAACAACTTAGATTGGAGCCATATGCTGTGCATACCACATTCCAGTATGCGGGTACTGAAGGAAAGCGCCACCGACTAAGGGAAGCCATGGTCTTTTATGATCCACCAGATTACTATGATTCACCAG GAGGTTTTTTGTCATTTAAGCCATCTATTCCAAAGAGTTTGTTACTAGACGGGGATCACAATCTTGAATCCCACTTTTCCCTTATTAATTACCAG ATTAAACAAATAAGGTCAGCGCTTGCAATTGCTTCCTTGTTAAATCGTACACTG GTCATGCCTCCATTATGGTGCAGATTGGATAGGCTATGGTTTTCCCATCCTGGAGTTCTGAAGGGAACTATGACTAGACAACCTTTTATCTGCCCTTTGGACCATGTTTTTGag GTGAATGTGATGTTAAAACAGCTGCCAGAGGAGGAATTTGGCCCTGGTATCAGTATCAGAGAGTACTCGTTTTTGGACAATCCTTCCTTGCCCAAACAA TTGAAGGAGTCATGGCTTGATGTCCACCTTTGTCAAGAAGGAACTCAAGATTGTTTTGCATCAAACAAAACGAGTTCATCAGGGGTACTCAGATTTCCAAATCACAGCAAAGAAGAAATG ATCAAGGCCGTATTCTCATCCTTCAAGGAAGTCAAAGTTATTCAATTCTCTTCAATGCAAGATGCTTTCCTAGGTTTTACTGACAAG aaaagagaagaaaaatttaggaaccgTGTGAAAAGGTACGTTGGCATATGGTGTTGCGTGGAGAATCACACCCCTGGACATATATATTATGACATGTACTGGGATGAGAAACCTGACTGGAAACCAATACCACCAGAGACTCCAGAGCAGGACCACCCACCTTGGTAA